A stretch of Lactuca sativa cultivar Salinas chromosome 6, Lsat_Salinas_v11, whole genome shotgun sequence DNA encodes these proteins:
- the LOC111886941 gene encoding uncharacterized protein LOC111886941, translating to MDHIHSTCREEDVDFDLESGTGVIYSNKDPGLDAKKSILNPSNINAENNVNSTGKKMGKEKGKKGTNAKKPPRPPRGFSLDSYDQNLIKELAQLAIIKKARIERMKALKQKKASSSSSSSSSSSSSSHAALFAMLFTIVFLLVILLQGRNSGVAFQGSPQMAQSSSIFTRDHVPYVE from the exons ATGGATCATATTCATTCGACTTGTAGAGAAGAAGATGTTGATTTTGATCTTGAGAGTGGCACTGGTGTAATTTATAGCAACAAAGATCCTGGTTTGGATGCAAAAAAAAGTATCTTGAATCCATCAAACATCAATGCAGAGAATAATGTAAATTCTACAGGGAAGAAGATGGGGAAAGAAAAGGGTAAAAAAGGTACAAATGCAAAAAAACCACCTAGACCTCCTAGAGGCTTTTCTTTGGATTCTTATGATCAAAACCTCATCAAAGAGCTTGCTCAACTTGCCATCATCAAAAAGGCGAGAATTGAGCGCATGAAAGCACTCAAGCAAAAGAaagcttcatcatcatcatcatcatcatcatcatcatcatcatcatcacatgcAGCCTTGTTTGCCATGCTTTTTACCATCGTCTTCTTATTAGTCATACTTCTTCAAg GTCGAAATTCAGGTGTAGCTTTTCAGGGTTCTCCTCAAATGGCTCAAAGTAGTTCAATATTTACACGAGATCACGTACCATATGTAGAGTAA